Proteins from one Nitrobacteraceae bacterium AZCC 2146 genomic window:
- a CDS encoding transposase (product_source=COG3335; cog=COG3335; pfam=PF13358; superfamily=53098), with protein sequence MARGSVLDADRGQHSEPKHSWRTLTFLAALRHDRIEAPCVIDGPINGESFLAYVEQVLVPALKPGDIVIIDNLGSHKGKAVRRAIRAAGAKLFFLPPYSPDLNPIEQVFAKLKTLLRKAAERTTEAVWRRIGALLAYFTPLECANYFANAGYASA encoded by the coding sequence ATGGCACGGGGGTCAGTGTTGGACGCCGATCGGGGTCAACATTCGGAGCCGAAACACAGCTGGAGGACGCTGACCTTCCTCGCTGCTCTGCGTCATGACCGTATCGAAGCCCCTTGCGTGATCGACGGCCCGATCAACGGCGAAAGCTTCCTGGCCTATGTCGAGCAGGTTCTGGTGCCTGCGCTTAAGCCCGGCGACATCGTCATCATCGACAATCTCGGCAGCCACAAAGGCAAGGCCGTGCGCCGGGCCATCCGAGCCGCTGGCGCCAAGCTGTTCTTCCTGCCGCCCTACAGTCCAGACCTCAACCCGATCGAACAGGTCTTCGCCAAGCTAAAGACCTTGCTTCGTAAGGCTGCAGAACGCACCACTGAGGCTGTTTGGCGGCGGATCGGAGCCTTGCTCGCTTACTTCACACCGCTCGAATGCGCCAACTACTTCGCTAACGCTGGATACGCTTCAGCATGA
- a CDS encoding hypothetical protein (product_source=Hypo-rule applied), with amino-acid sequence MSEASLSFEITPALMAFRQVSGNANRFLNTQLVALETLKTATPVRPPDLVLPWTLPAANAEWIETRHFTLRSTIVAVVDGLDRYLRVLTRIPGLVAEGLHDDLNGRRRPKLERRPTLFERVASLCGHYPKVVPAQYVFAIELLATWRNRFVHRSSKDTLSHKARKGLLAKAGFFKKEHGGADIAAAIARFDAGEPPNLSDLSTLIACTHRLVTALDEHLLLLQDGSVYAVSLMRFLIEEQADPSAYLENAFQYGGKRSAGHVHALFLHNGGNHDERRRANAPLLTRKKLNAILGLGRNDASALFGIPRPS; translated from the coding sequence ATGAGCGAAGCATCGTTATCCTTTGAAATAACTCCGGCCCTCATGGCGTTCCGGCAGGTCTCGGGCAATGCAAACCGTTTCTTGAATACGCAGCTTGTGGCGTTGGAGACATTAAAAACAGCAACGCCCGTGCGACCACCCGACCTTGTCCTGCCCTGGACGCTGCCGGCGGCCAACGCGGAATGGATCGAGACGCGGCATTTCACGCTACGAAGCACCATAGTCGCAGTCGTAGACGGGCTTGATCGCTACTTGCGGGTGCTTACGCGTATACCAGGCCTCGTCGCGGAAGGGCTACACGACGACCTGAATGGCCGCCGGCGCCCCAAGCTCGAACGACGGCCTACCCTCTTTGAGCGCGTAGCTTCCCTATGTGGCCACTATCCGAAGGTGGTGCCCGCGCAGTACGTCTTTGCGATTGAACTGCTGGCGACATGGCGAAACCGATTTGTCCATCGAAGTTCGAAGGATACTCTCTCGCATAAAGCGCGGAAGGGGCTGCTCGCCAAGGCAGGCTTCTTCAAGAAAGAACATGGGGGAGCGGACATTGCTGCAGCGATTGCCAGGTTTGACGCAGGTGAACCACCCAATCTATCGGACCTCTCGACCCTTATTGCCTGCACGCACAGACTGGTTACGGCGTTGGATGAACACCTTCTCCTCCTGCAAGACGGCAGCGTGTATGCGGTCTCCCTGATGCGGTTTCTCATCGAAGAGCAGGCTGATCCGTCTGCGTATCTTGAGAACGCTTTTCAATACGGGGGAAAACGTTCGGCCGGCCATGTTCATGCTCTTTTCCTGCACAATGGAGGCAATCACGATGAACGGCGACGGGCGAACGCGCCCCTCCTCACGAGGAAAAAGCTGAATGCCATTCTTGGACTCGGACGCAACGATGCGAGCGCGCTCTTTGGCATCCCCCGGCCCAGCTAG
- a CDS encoding hypothetical protein (product_source=Hypo-rule applied): MLRSYSSLPCHAKVRAPVSLACPGDRVLVDRLPASNDLLTIAEHVPHLTTAVRSLKLY; encoded by the coding sequence ATGCTTCGCTCATATTCTTCTTTGCCGTGCCATGCCAAAGTCCGAGCACCGGTATCGCTCGCGTGTCCCGGCGATCGCGTGCTCGTGGATAGGCTCCCGGCGAGCAATGACCTGCTCACTATCGCGGAGCACGTACCGCATCTTACCACGGCCGTCCGCAGCCTAAAGCTGTATTAG
- a CDS encoding hypothetical protein (product_source=Hypo-rule applied), translating to MTGTPLAEPKLFLGTFSLGAESVEASATISIDSSGELIFEFAPIPLSAQSRFILTAWHDDRGDIVHFSFKALSEDGARFETEHLFFSSLGTASDASGTRFTSEARCQKAVLRYTLKEPFPLPALRMRLKGFRNFGSLHAECALGRMEMNGPHEANNEDDAADGWLVVQAAEPPPDAAQWRTESEKLLEHVRRIMSFATASLLRAPIIEYIAGTESKVTVWSQMRQRNGTMAVFHFLAHDAIFAAAVRSHFSPPIVVKHLFFAIEWFAMEATYNEMRLVNATTALENLIDSNVEPGEALILPRAQFDKTRRVLLSVIKACLGKWAAALADDASRELNEKLADLNRRSLLCKLELLAARWKIPLDGIDPASLKAAKRARDKVVHRGQYYEDAQDTDADLWTHVTIVREVAVRFLFTAIGYKGRYISHVGGYHDAVFPPGAKFAGTAL from the coding sequence ATGACAGGAACACCCCTCGCCGAACCGAAGCTATTTTTAGGCACGTTTTCGCTGGGGGCGGAATCGGTTGAAGCCTCGGCCACGATCAGCATCGATTCCTCCGGTGAGCTGATCTTTGAGTTCGCCCCTATCCCGCTTTCGGCCCAATCGCGATTCATCCTCACTGCCTGGCACGACGACAGGGGCGACATCGTCCATTTTTCGTTCAAGGCCTTGTCGGAAGACGGCGCAAGGTTCGAAACCGAGCATTTATTCTTTTCCAGTCTGGGCACGGCCTCCGATGCGTCAGGCACGCGCTTCACTTCGGAAGCGCGATGCCAAAAGGCCGTTCTCCGCTACACCCTGAAGGAGCCATTCCCGCTACCCGCGCTACGCATGCGACTCAAGGGCTTTAGGAACTTCGGCTCCCTCCACGCTGAATGTGCCTTGGGCCGCATGGAAATGAATGGCCCCCACGAAGCCAACAACGAAGACGATGCTGCGGATGGCTGGCTGGTCGTTCAAGCGGCCGAACCTCCGCCCGACGCTGCCCAGTGGCGCACCGAAAGTGAAAAGCTTCTCGAACATGTCCGGCGGATCATGTCTTTCGCGACGGCATCGCTCTTGCGCGCACCGATTATTGAATACATCGCCGGCACCGAGAGCAAAGTCACGGTCTGGTCGCAAATGCGCCAGAGAAACGGTACCATGGCTGTCTTCCACTTCCTCGCGCATGACGCCATTTTTGCGGCCGCCGTCCGGTCGCATTTCTCTCCGCCTATCGTGGTGAAGCATCTGTTCTTCGCGATCGAATGGTTTGCGATGGAGGCTACTTATAACGAGATGCGGCTCGTAAATGCGACGACGGCGCTCGAAAACTTGATCGATTCAAACGTTGAGCCCGGCGAAGCCTTGATCCTGCCACGCGCGCAATTCGACAAGACGCGGCGCGTGCTTCTCTCTGTGATAAAGGCGTGCCTCGGGAAATGGGCGGCGGCGCTGGCGGATGATGCCTCACGCGAACTCAACGAGAAGCTGGCCGACCTGAACCGGCGTTCGCTGCTGTGTAAACTTGAGCTTCTCGCCGCGCGCTGGAAAATTCCGCTCGATGGTATCGACCCGGCCAGCCTGAAAGCGGCGAAGCGGGCACGCGACAAAGTCGTCCACCGGGGACAATATTACGAAGATGCCCAGGACACGGATGCCGATCTTTGGACGCATGTCACGATCGTACGGGAAGTGGCAGTTCGCTTCCTGTTCACGGCTATTGGCTACAAGGGCCGGTATATCTCGCATGTCGGCGGATACCATGACGCGGTCTTCCCGCCTGGTGCGAAATTTGCGGGTACAGCGCTCTAA